In candidate division KSB1 bacterium, the sequence GGCCTTGCAGACCGAAGGCCGATTTCATCACGCCTTCGGCAGCAACGTCGAGATCGGCGGTTGGCATGACGATCGCGGGATTTTTGCCGCCAAGCTCGACAATCGTGGGCTTGATAAAATTTTGGCTGAATTCATGAAAAATGTGCAAGCCCACCGGCTTCGAGCCGGTGAAAACAATGCCGTCCAGCTTCGGATGTTTCACCAGCTCCTCGCCGATTTGCCGGTCGCCGGCGATGAAATTGAAGACGCCGGCGGGCAGTCCGGCTTGCTGATAAATTTCGGCCAGGCGATAGCCGATCCACGGCGTGCTGTGTGAGGGTTTGAACACCACGGTATTGCCGGCGATCAGCGCGCCCGCGCTCATGCCGGTTGAGAGCGCCAGCGGAAAATTAAACGGCGCGATCACCGCCCACACGCCGTAGGGACGCAACACGCTGCGCGTGTCTTCGTTCGGCGAAAGCTTGCCGAGCGGCATGTTGAAGCCTTTGGCGTCCATGATTTGCTGGCAATAATAATCAATCAAATCCGCCGATTCTTCGGCATCGCCCATCGCTTCGAAGCGATTTTTGCCGGCTTCCAGGCTCATGATGGCCGCCAGCTCGAATTTGTGTTGGCGAATCAGCGCTGCGGCTTTGCGCATAATTTTCACGCGCTGGCGATAATCCGTCTCGCTCCATTTCCGAAACGCCAAACGCGCCGCTTCAACGGCGGCGTGCATTTCCTCTGCGGTGGCCTGCCGGAAATTAGCCAACACCATCCGCGTATCCGCCGGATTGGTGCTGGCAAAAATTTCGCCGCGCCCGCGAATCGGGCGGTTGTTGATCACATGCGGGTACGTCTTCCCAATTTTTTTCTTGACTGCCGTCACGGCCTTGTCATACGCGCGATGAAAAGCATCCAAATTCGCACCGAGTGTGCTGTAGGTAATTTTGAATTGTTTGGGCATGAAAGTCTCCATCTCCTATTTTTAACTCTTTCTCTTTCTCCTACTCTCACTCTTTTGAAAAAGCGAGTAAAAGTAGGAGTGGGAGTAAGAGAATATTCTGTGAATTAGAACAAATCACTCATCAGGCTCATGCGTGCATCCATCCTCGCGCATGCTTGATTTCTTCAACGACAATATCCAAAACGCGACCCAGTGTCGTGACGATTTCCTGTACTTGCTCGGCGGTCACGATAAACGGCGGCGCGAGCAAAATCAGATCGCCGTCCTTGCCGTCGACGTGGCCGACGTTTGGCCACACCACCAGGCCGTGGGCCAGCGCCGTCGCTGCAATCAATTCGACC encodes:
- a CDS encoding aldehyde dehydrogenase family protein, translating into MPKQFKITYSTLGANLDAFHRAYDKAVTAVKKKIGKTYPHVINNRPIRGRGEIFASTNPADTRMVLANFRQATAEEMHAAVEAARLAFRKWSETDYRQRVKIMRKAAALIRQHKFELAAIMSLEAGKNRFEAMGDAEESADLIDYYCQQIMDAKGFNMPLGKLSPNEDTRSVLRPYGVWAVIAPFNFPLALSTGMSAGALIAGNTVVFKPSHSTPWIGYRLAEIYQQAGLPAGVFNFIAGDRQIGEELVKHPKLDGIVFTGSKPVGLHIFHEFSQNFIKPTIVELGGKNPAIVMPTADLDVAAEGVMKSAFGLQGQKCSACSRVYVHQKVKDEFIELLLQKTAKITIGDPSRRDIFLGPVINQGAYDKFAAAVKEAKNDGGTVLAGGEQIKDEYFAHGYFVQPTIVDDLPRHHRLFYEELFLPFLTIAAVDSLEEAVKLSNKAEYGLTAGIFTKNQKELDYFFNNIEAGVTYANRRSGATTGAWPGVNSFCGWKGSGSTGKGACGPYYVQQFMREQSRTVMK